From Anopheles coluzzii chromosome 3, AcolN3, whole genome shotgun sequence, the proteins below share one genomic window:
- the LOC120957986 gene encoding uncharacterized protein LOC120957986 has protein sequence MAPSSSTRCFWALTLVMLISRTAHGSLLPVNSGVDKTLDEIFMPNERESIDDCHLRYYKFGMGPLPLPAFGRPAYLREFAHMAAVGWTGENGKIDWNCGGSLIWENYVLTAAHCTADDNNAAPDVVRLGDINLDDDSDDKYAQQLKIVEIIRHPEHRFSSRYHDLALLRLERNVTLHDTVAPGCLWNDEEIPFPSMEATGWGSTGFGQAKTPILLKVSLSLVPKSTCDQQYRKGDRGLRQGLQDYQLCAGDIKMDTCPGDSGGPLQMKLLANAKMTPFIIAVTSFGSVCGQSTPGVYMKVSPYIPWIRSELAKRGELIREWSFKPYACALRYVHLREYEDDVVMGKSDTFESLDSTKAHMNIISSVQTVKLHYPPGTNGPDNCYGVIIDEDTVVTLAHCAAVQRMTASHIADQNGTRNEVVKVHRHPQYRPNSYDNNIALLKLKNRYEFSRDFVPACIWSEFKLPDPRFYVTGQGRMDLNKFSYGDSPITEFEPQIVQLAPRADLQLSNCSFPDEYQKGLANGLTQEHLCFGNKPFLVPESCQMQIGAPLWRRVWRMERHFEHIYALNLFGKDCGFGRSAVATRLGHHHEWMRSVLLPNYKERDDSVLFINSDLYQYDHCKAPDGSEGLCTPVQRCPKIAYDAQVKRNVRLCRDGSLVCCPYEYVRNETRPSAGARELDECETRYRAFHSEYQRWPQDRIGTYYHMVYVGWEKGRQTEWNCPGTLVSRSLVVLSAYCLSGSGTLPTVVNVGAGNPNDTWNNPVIARIREVIIHPNYNATSLLNDIGLVRLDKEIVPTAMKYPICLYQNETHTPFLLYRMVIDNGESQLVSSYPKYNSDCKEYLGVHGVRQLSSAELCVDVDSDDPRSLTGDPLVWYKRRAADNSSTQYLVGLISYGNSQQQLFVHTRISAYVGWIKSVA, from the exons ATGGCGCCGTCTTCAAGCACACGTTGCTTTTGGGCATTAACGTTGGTGATGCTGATTAGCAGAACAG CACACGGATCACTGCTGCCTGTAAACTCTGGAGTAGACAAGACTCTGGATGAAATCTTCATGCCCAACGAACGGGAATCAATCGATG ACTGTCATCTGCGGTACTACAAATTCGGCATGGGACCACTTCCGCTGCCTGCCTTCGGAAGGCCAGCCTACCTGCGAGAGTTTGCCCATATGGCGGCGGTCGGTTGGACGGGGGAGAATGGCAAGATTGACTGGAACTGTGGTGGCTCATTGATCTGGGAGAACTACGTCCTAACGGCGGCTCATTGTACCGCAGACGATAA TAACGCCGCTCCCGATGTGGTTCGCCTTGGTGATATCAACTTGGACGACGACTCGGACGACAAGTATGCGCAGCAGCTGAAGATTGTCGAAATTATACGCCACCCGGAGCACCGGTTTAGCTCGCGCTATCACGATTTGGCACTGTTACGTCTGGAGAGGAACGTTAC CCTGCACGACACGGTGGCTCCTGGGTGTCTGTGGAACGATGAAGAGATTCCCTTCCCCTCGATGGAAGCTACCGGCTGGGGATCAACCGGCTTCG GTCAAGCGAAAACTCCAATACTGCTCAAGGTGTCGCTCAGCCTTGTCCCAAAGTCCACCTGCGATCAGCAATACCGGAAGGGTGATCGGGGTTTGAGGCAGGGCTTGCAGGACTATCAACTCTGCGCAGGGGACATCAAAATGGACACCTGTCCG GGAGATTCTGGTGGTCCGCTGCAGATGAAGCTGCTTGCCAATGCGAAAATGACACCGTTCATTATTGCCGTCACATCGTTCGGCAGCGTTTGCGGACAGTCGACGCCCGGGGTGTACATGAAGGTGTCGCCCTACATTCCCTGGATACGTTCGGAGCTGGCAAAGCGGGGAGAGCTGATAAGGG AGTGGAGCTTTAAGCCGTATGCTTGCGCATTACGGTACGTACACCTGCGAGAGTACGAGGATGAcgtagtgatgggcaaaagtGATACGTTTGAGTCACTCGATTCTACCAAGGCACACATGAACATCATCTCATCGGTACAGACGGTCAAACTCCACTACCCACCGGGTACAAACGGACCGGACAACTGTTACGGTGTAATCATCGATGAGGACACCGTTGTAACGCTTGCCCACTGTGCCGCTGTCCAAAG AATGACTGCATCTCATATAGCCGATCAGAACGGCACGCGAAACGAGGTGGTTAAGGTGCACCGCCATCCCCAGTACAGACCGAACTCGTACGACAACAATATTGCTCTGCTGAAGCTAAAGAATCGGTACGAGTTTTCGCGTGACTTCGTTCCTGCGTGCATCTGGAGCGAGTTCAAGCTACCCGATCCAAGGTTTTACGTCACCGGGCAGGGTCGGATGGATTTGAACAAATTCAGCTACGGTGACTCACCTATTACCGAGTTCG AACCACAGATCGTTCAACTAGCCCCTAGGGCAGACCTTCAACTGTCCAACTGTTCCTTCCCGGACGAATACCAAAAAGGGCTAGCCAATGGGCTCACCCAAGAGCATCTGTGCTTCGGCAACAAACCGTTCCTGGTGCCGGAATCCTGCCAGATGCAAATCGGTGCCCCACTGTGGCGTCGCGTTTGGCGCATGGAGCGTCACTTTGAGCACATCTACGCGCTGAACCTGTTCGGCAAGGATTGTGGCTTTGGACGGTCGGCGGTTGCGACCCGGTTGGGCCACCATCACGAGTGGATGCGTTCGGTCCTGCTGCCAAACTACAAAGAGCGGGACGATTCGGTACTGTTCATCAACAGTGACCTGTACCAGTACGATCACTGTAAGGCGCCCGATGGCAGCGAAGGACTTTGTACGCCGGTGCAACGCTGCCCGAAGATTGCGTACGATGCGCAGGTAAAGCGTAACGTACGGCTCTGCAGGGATGGTTCGCTCGTCTGCTGCCCGTACGAGTACGTGCGCAATGAAACGCGCCCGAGTGCGGGCGCACGTGAGTTGGATGAGTGCGAGACCCGATACAGAGCGTTCCACAGCGAGTATCAGCGGTGGCCGCAGGATAGGATCGGTACTTACTATCACATG GTTTACGTTGGATGGGAAAAAGGACGGCAAACGGAATGGAACTGTCCCGGTACGCTGGTCAGCCGCAGCCTGGTGGTACTGTCCGCCTACTGTCTGTCCGGTTCCGGCACACTGCCAACGGTGGTGAACGTTGGCGCAGGGAATCCGAACGACACCTGGAACAATCCTGTGATCGCACGCATCCGCGAGGTCATCATTCATCCGAACTATAACGCCACCTCGCTGCTGAATGATATTGGGCTGGTGCGGTTGGACAAGGAGATCGTACCAACGGCAATGAAGTATCCGATTTGCCTGTATCagaatgaaacacacacaccgttccTGCTTTACCGGATGGTAATag ATAATGGTGAATCACAGCTCGTGTCAAGCTATCCCAAGTACAACAGCGACTGCAAGGAGTATCTGGGAGTGCACGGTGTCCGCCAGCTGTCCTCCGCCGAGCTGTGCGTGGACGTCGACTCGGACGATCCTCGCTCGCTGACGGGTGATCCGCTCGTCTGGTACAAACGACGGGCGGCGGACAACTCCTCCACCCAGTACTTGGTCGGGCTAATAAGCTACGGCaactcgcagcagcagctgtttgTGCATACGCGCATCTCAGCGTACGTCGGCTGGATCAAAAGTGTGGCCTAA
- the LOC120957989 gene encoding probable 39S ribosomal protein L24, mitochondrial — protein MRLTTFLQKVGDMSKKFSNFPDSYVKRSMEQVYWKTPRGKPQYLPRTVERRKFRFTTNRPWTGQFRQQNMPGTIRKKVFIEPIANWSFYRGDRVEVLVGKDKGKQGIVSQVIQERNWVIVSGLNCHLRKVADEKEYPGIMIKSESPLLVTSQVQLVDPSDLQATAIEWRYTEDGEKVRVSTRTGRIIPIPKANEETHDYKTKGTYIEREKDTPADVVKEISFQPALRTFEMDIMERQGIEETRVPHKTYWY, from the exons ATGCGATTAACAACGTTCCTCCAGAAGGTGGGTGATATGTCGAAAAAGTTCTCCAACTTTCCCGACTCGTACGTGAAGCGTTCGATGGAAcag GTGTACTGGAAAACGCCCCGAGGCAAACCACAGTACCTGCCCCGTACGGTCGAGCGGCGAAAGTTCCGCTTCACCACGAACCGCCCCTGGACGGGCCAGTTCCGGCAGCAGAACATGCCGGGCACGATCCGGAAGAAGGTGTTCATCGAACCGATCGCCAACTGGAGCTTCTACCGGGGCGACCGGGTCGAGGTGCTGGTCGGCAAAGACAAGGGCAAGCAGGGCATCGTCAGCCAGGTGATCCAGGAGCGGAACTGGGTGATCGTCAGCGGGCTCAACTGCCATCTGCGCAAGGTGGCGGACGAGAAGGAGTACCCCGGCATTATGATCAAATCGGAGAGCCCGCTGCTCGTCACCAGCCAGGTGCAGCTGGTCGATCCGTCCGATCTGCAGGCGACGGCGATCGAGTGGCGCTACACGGAGGACGGCGAGAAGGTGCGGGTGTCGACCAGAACGGGGCGCATCATTCCGATACCGAAGGCGAACGAGGAAACGCACGACTACAAGACGAAGGGCACGTACATCGAGCGGGAGAAGGACACACCGGCGGACGTGGTGAAGGAGATCTCGTTCCAGCCCGCCCTGCGCACCTTCGAGATGGACATTATGGAGCGGCAGGGCATCGAGGAGACGCGCGTACCGCACAAAACGTACTGGTACTAG
- the LOC120957991 gene encoding sperm flagellar protein 1-like, with the protein MPSRRKSIQLSTQELIDVYQWVKQFNLSKDIKNINRDLTDGVLVAEILKHLYPKLVDLHNYTKCYATRNKLDNWQTLNRKVFSRLNIYLDEEMMSDLASGSNGMLEVLLFELMAKYKWENKPSYYQHHEGAQEEGYRGEE; encoded by the exons atgCCGTCCAGAAGGAAATCGATACAGCTATCAACACAAGAGCTGATCGATGTGTACCAGTGGGTGAAACAGTTCAATCTCTCGAAGGACATTAAGAACATTAACCGGGACCTTACGGATGGAG TCCTGGTAGCGGAAATCCTGAAGCATCTCTACCCGAAGCTGGTCGATCTGCACAACTATACGAAATGTTACGCCACCCGCAACAAGCTAGACAACTGGCAGACGCTTAACCGGAAGGTTTTTAGCCGGTTGAACATCTACTTGGATGAGGAGATGATGAGCGATCTGGCTAGTGGAAGCAACGGGATGCTGGAGGTGCTGCTGTTTGAGCTGATGGCTAAGTACAAGTGGGAGAACAAACCAAGCTACTACCAGCACCACGAGGGAGCACAGGAGGAAGGTTACCGAGGGGAAGAATGA
- the LOC120957987 gene encoding UDP-glucosyltransferase 2-like: MWLRITFAGCLFLLGGLLSSADGYRILFLAPFPGPSHWLMLKHFIRELTDRQHEVTCITSFPYGEPLPNYDEVLIDPPYPIRETFPVEGLFDASQTSDFDKLNMYWDLGLNTSEYGLESANVRQFIARTDLTFDLVVAEQFFQESWLMFANKYSAPIVTISTYGYSDFFDQIMGLRTPWSFVPHMVLSYTDSMSIDERAYNFALSLYDRFWRYWWYLGCQDRIAWSAFGINFLGTRVSDLEQSISVILVNSHPVLSNPRPTMRGLVDIGGAHIRPPAPLPHELAEFMDGARHGVIYFSLGAYMQSALMPVAKRTAILRAFGALEQRVVWKFEDDRIPPEDIPPNVMVRRWAPQNDILAHPNTVLFISHGGQFGTFEAMHHGVPVLFVPFFGDQHRNADRAVREGMAQKMSFENISEHTFGPMVRRMVERESYRARAKEIAHLFRDRLVEPMEEALYWIEYVARHKGAPRLKSKAIHLSWYEYYSLDLVLWPVLLILFLRWMYKTPNSTRKLYYKLRSIIRFPHTLHYKYHAFLRYCRQVTENLLWIKQAPNQRNRRRVYYRQD, encoded by the exons ATGTGGCTGCGAATCACTTTTGCCGGCTGTTTGTTCCTGCTCGGCGGACTGCTGTCCAGTGCCGATGGGTACCGGATACTGTTTCTTGCCCCCTTTCCCGGTCCGAGCCATTGGCTCATGCTGAAACACTTTATACGCGAGCTGACCGATCGGCAGCACGAGGTAACGTGCATTACGAGCTTCCCGTACGGTGAACCGCTGCCGAACTACGATGAAGTACTGATCGATCCACCGTACCCGATAAGGGAGACAT TCCCAGTGGAGGGTTTGTTCGACGCAAGCCAAACGTCGGACTTTGACAAGCTGAACATGTACTGGGACCTTGGCCTCAACACCAGCGAGTACGGGCTGGAGTCGGCGAACGTGCGCCAGTTCATTGCGCGTACCGATCTCACGTTCGATCTCGTCGTCGCCGAGCAGTTTTTCCAAGAAAGTTGGCTCATGTTTGCGAACAAGTACAGTGCACCGATCGTGACCATCAGCACGTACGGCTATTCGGACTTTTTCGACCAGATCATGGGCCTGCGGACACCGTGGTCGTTCGTGCCGCACATGGTACTGTCCTACACCGACAGCATGAGCATCGACGAGCGGGCGTACAACTTTGCGCTCTCGCTGtacgatcgcttttggcgctACTGGTGGTACCTTGGGTGTCAAGACAGGATAGCGTGGAGTGCGTTTGGCATCAACTTCCTTGGGACGCGCGTATCCGACCTGGAACAGTCCATCTCGGTTATACTGGTCAACAGCCATCCGGTGTTGAGCAACCCGCGGCCCACCATGCGCGGACTGGTGGACATCGGCGGTGCGCACATCCGCCCGCCGGCACCACTACCCCACGAGCTGGCCGAGTTTATGGATGGGGCGCGCCACGGCGTCATTTACTTTTCGCTCGGTGCGTACATGCAAAGTGCGCTGATGCCGGTGGCCAAGCGTACCGCGATACTGCGCGCGTTCGGTGCGCTCGAGCAGCGGGTGGTGTGGAAGTTCGAGGACGATCGTATACCGCCCGAGGACATACCGCCGAACGTGATGGTACGCCGGTGGGCACCGCAGAACGATATTTTGGCCCACCCGAACACGGTACTGTTCATCTCGCACGGTGGCCAGTTTGGCACGTTCGAGGCGATGCATCACGGCGTCCCGGTACTCTTTGTGCCGTTCTTTGGCGATCAGCACCGCAACGCGGACCGTGCCGTTAGGGAGGGCATGGCGCAGAAGATGAGCTTTGAGAACATTAGCGAGCATACGTTCGGGCCGATGGTAAGGCGTATGGTTGAGCGGGAAAGCTATCGGGCGAGGGCGAAGGAAATAGCGCACCTCTTCAGGGACCGGCTGGTGGAACCGATGGAGGAGGCACTGTACTGGATTGAGTACGTGGCGCGGCACAAGGGTGCACCGAGGTTAAAATCGAAAGCGATACACTTAAGCTGGTATGAGTACTATTCGCTCGATCTTGTGCTCTGGCCGGTGCTGCTTATACTATTCTTGCGCTGGATGTACAAGACACCAAACTCCACGCGTAAATTGTACTATAAACTGCGAAGCATTATTCGGTTCCCGCACACACTGCACTATAAGTATCATGCCTTTCTCCGGTACTGCCGTCAAGTGACCGAAAACCTGCTCTGGATCAAGCAAGCACCCAACCAGCGGAATCGCCGTCGAGTGTACTATCGCCAAGATTAA